In Macaca nemestrina isolate mMacNem1 chromosome 14, mMacNem.hap1, whole genome shotgun sequence, the sequence TGTGCCCTGGGCCAGCTGGCATGGGCATGGAGCGTGCTGCATCACCCTCTGAGGAGGAGGTCGGCTCCCACAGGGCCTGGGACATCTGTGGGCGCCTCGTCAGGCGAGTTTGGGTCTCTTTCGCAGAAGAAAACTGGGTGAGTATTTTGGTTCTTGTCAGCGGTTGCAAAGCCCGTGCCTCCCTCTGCTCCTGAATTAGGGCAGTGCCGTTTTGGGTTCCGTATGCCCTCCCTCGGTTTAAACTGGATGCTCTAATCGTCTTCCTCTTTTGTCCTAAATTTCCCTCTAATGTTTTATGCAGCTGTAAAGCAGCTGCTGCCTCCTGCTCCAGAGAAGGCTGAGGGTCGGGCGGCTGCAGTGACTCACCTCCTCCTGGGAGACACTGCAGAGCCCCTTGGCCAAGTCAGGCTCAGGGGACAGCCAGTGCCCTTTGCAGGACACGTGAGAGCTGGGCTTGGGAAAGCCTTCGGTAGCAGCTAGAGGTTCCCAGGTAGGACAGACGGAAGGACGTCAAGGGCTCAGGTCCCAAACAGCAGGGCTGCCtttctgtggtgtgtgtgtgtgtgtgtgtagggggtagttgttttttttttgtttgtttttgagatggagtctcactctgtcgcccaggctagaatgtagtggcacgatcttggctcactgcaacctccaactcccagattcaagcgattctcctgcctcggcctcccaagtagctgggattataggaccccgccaccacgcccagctaatttttgtatttttcacagagacggggtttcaccatgttggccaggctggtcttgaactcctgacctcaggtgattcacccacctcggcttcccaaagtgctgggattacaggcatgagccaccgtggctggcctgGGGGTGGGGTTAGTTGTAAGTCAGCGAGAGGCAAGCACAGCTCCCGTGGGACATCCTGCCCACCAGAGGACGCACTCGTGGAGGCCTCTGCTGGCCCTTGGCACAGTCATTCAGAAAGTGGGTCCTGAAGGCCTGCTATGCACGAAGCCCCGGGGACCCGTGGGACAGCAGCgtgttcttttgtttgttcgTGTTAGGCTCAGAGCTCCCAGAGAGGGTCTAGCATCCTTCTACAGACCCACCCCTGAAGACACCCCCCACCCAGGATACATCCCTGAGAACAAGCCCCGGGAAAGGGTTTGGGCCACAGATGGCCTTGCTGCCCTGGCCCAAGGTCATTAGATCTGCCTCGGGCAGGGCCTGCAGCCAGTCCCTGGCACCCTCCCTTGAGGAGAGGGTCTGCCCAGTCTTGGTGGCAGGAACGGGGCACCAGCCTCCAGTGCTGCTTCTGTGATCCCATGGCCCAGACCCAGGCCCTGACCCAGGCCCTGGGAAGACAGTGACCCAGGAATCTGGAGATCCCTGGCCCACCGTGGCAGCCATGCCACAGGTGACGTCGGGAGCCCTCCCCTGagtccagccccagccctggttCCTCCTCCCTGAACTTCCCACCTGGGGACACAATGCCAGCCTAGGGCTTCCCTTGGGAAGAGCCAGTCCAGCGCCTCACCCCGCTGCAGGCTGTAGGCCCAGCATCCCTGGGTTCCTGCCCCCTTATCTCACAGGAAGAGCTGGGCCCAGAGAGGGGCAGATGGCCGCACAGCCCCACGAGGGACTGCGGAGCCGTACCTCTTCCTGCCAATCAGCCCAGCGACCGGTGACCCCAAGTGTGGGGACTGCAAAGGGAGTGCTTGCCCGTCCGCgtttgaaaacagattttttccCGGCAGGAACACGGGACTCACCTGCCAATGGCTACCCAGGCAGAGGCTTCCCTGTTCCTCCAGGGGCCAGAGTCCCTCCGTTTTTTGGGGGACCATCTGAGGGAACACAGGAAGGAGCCGTGGATGTGGAGGGCGGCCGGGCCAGGACATAAAACATGACAGCAGAAAACCCTCGGACACACAGATGCCACACACCCACACGCACATacgtgcacacatacatgtaccAGGCACGCGCCCCAGCCAGGTGAAGGAGGGTGAGGGTCAAACCAGGCTGCACCGAGCACCTGTGGTGGCTCAGCTCCGGTTGGCCCAGCTCCAGGCTGTGAGGAGAAGGGAGATGGCGGCATTCTTTAGGATGCTTTTATCCACTATGGGAGCAGGAAGACAGCCAGGGTTATCACAGCACAAtttgaaaaacatacaaataattcATGTCAGCATGATGTCAGGGTGTTGTAAATAATGAATCCACACTTAAAACCCAGATTGATAGCTTCAAAGGGCAGCTCCCACCCCTGGCCAGGTAAGCAGGGCACAGAGCCAGCCCCTCTTGGTTCTGAGAAGCAAGCTCAGAAGAGTTCAGGTCAGGGGAGCCCCGGGACCACCCTTGCTGGGAGGGAATGGGTGGAGCACGGCCCACGCAGTGAGCGGGGCCAAGGGTCTAGCAGCACCCGAGTGTTGCccaaaggggagggggagggtaCCGGCCTGCGTGTGCCTGCTGGGAAGAACTGGAAATCCACATGCTCCTGTTCTGCAAATCCCTTCACCAGGGTGTCAGCCACCAGAGTGGGGAAAAAACTTCTCCTGCCGTGAGAGCTGGGGGCAGGCCCAAGGTGCTAGGGGCTCCCGGGAGGACTGGCCATGGCCACCCAGGTCAGGATGGCGGTCCCAGGCCTTGGTGGCCAGTCCTCGTCTGCAGACCCCAGTGAGCACAGGGACCTCACCACCCACTGCCAGGCGTCTGAGGCAGCAGTGCCCCCGTTAAACCTgagatggccaggcgcggtggctcacgcctgcaatcccagcactttgggaggccgacgcgggtggatcacgaggtcaggagatggagaccatcctggctaacacagtgcaaccccgtctctactaacaatacaaaaaaattagccgggcgtgccggcgggcgcctatagtcccagctactcgggggggctgaggcaggagaatggcgtgaacccaggaggcggagcttgcagtgagccgagatcgcaccactgcactgaagcctgggcaacagagcgagacccccgtctcaaaaaaagaaaaaaaaacctgagatgAACTTCTGTGGGTCTCTCGGGAAGGAGCCCCGCCCCAGCCTCTGGGCCCCCAGGACGATGGCCGTCACTGAGTGGTGATGTCATGTCGCCCATCGGCCTCCTCTGCCTGTGGCCATACAACAGGCCCAGGCCTGTTCCATCCCGAGGGAGGTGGATCCTGACTGGAGCTGGTAGAGACTTATGGCCACACCCTGCCAAGGTGTGCCCGCTGGGACCTGGACCCAGCCTGTCACAGCCCCTCTCCCTGTGCCATCCGCCAGCCCAGGCTTGACTGATCTCCGTATGAATATTCATACAGCGTTCTGCCGGGACCGTCGTTAATATTCTGAGAAAGCGGCACGAATGCCCGTCCCTACATTGTGAGCCATGGTCACCGTGCTGCTGATACGATGGTGGCTGTGGATGTTTCGGATGCAACTGTCAGGCCTCCAGGCTTGGGAGGGTGGGGGCGGTACCGCCATCTCCAGGCCCCACCAGCACCTGTCCTCTGACCACAGACCTCCCAGCCACCCCACCTGCCCCTGGCCTTCACCTACCACCGTGTCCTTACCTGACCTAACCTCGACCAACGGCACCTTCCTCACCCCCCTCTTCCTCACCTATCCTGCCCCTGCTTCTCCTGCTCTGCTCTGACCCCTCTTCCCTCCCCGCCCTGCATTTACCTCACACCCACAGCCCTCACAGGATGGGGACACCAAGGTCCTCTCATAAACCAAGCCGCTTTACAGAGCCCACTTCCCAAACAGAGCTGGCACCCTCCTCCCCTGGGCCCTGGGGCTGGGTCAGCGCCCACCGGCTCCCCAGGCCTGCCCCATGCCCTCAGCTAGAGGCAAACCCAAGCTCATGGGAGCGGCAAAGCCGGCAGGAGGGGCCCTGGgggctgtggctcactcctgcacgGCCCTCCTGCTGCCCTGAGAACCCCTTGGCCCCGGCTGTTCCCATTGGTCGGGTGGGGCTCTGTGGGGCCCCGCCCCACCCGCCCCTTCCAGTCTCCGCCCAGGTCAGGACGGCAGGTGGCCCCAGCAGGGCTGGCCTGAGATGGAGGAACGCGGCCCCGACCTGGGCTATGGGGAGACTCTGGATGTGGCGGTGGATCCGCTGCCGGGGCTTCGGATGTGATTATGTCCTGGGGGCTGATGGTACCTGAGAGCACCAAGAGCCAGCTCTGCCTTCCGCCTCCCACGGGGCCTCTCCTCTGCAGGAGGCCGTACGCGGACTACAGGGGAGGGGAAGCGGCCCCGCAGGGAGGGGGCGCCTGGCAGCCCGCCCGCCGCAGCAGCCTGCCACCCCGCCCCCAGGCGCAGTGCGGGCCACACACCTCGCGCCACAGCAGCCCTGCCAGAGCCCGTGTGACACAGCTGCCGGCATGCCCGGGCACGCTGCCcagctgggctgggggaggggcgccggGCCAGGAGCCGCTGAATCAGCTGCACCCGGACAGCCCCGCCTGGGCAAGGATGCTGGTGCGGCGGGGCGCGCTCTCTTTTGGGAACTGTCGGGAGGCGCGCCAggcggtggggtgggggggtttcTGGACTGCGGCCTCTGCAGCCTGCTGCATGGGAAGTGCTGCTCACCGGAGCTGGGTGCAGAGCAGCCCCTGCCTCCGAGGGCATGAGAGGAGGCCTGCAGGGAGGGCCTGGGCAGAGAGGGGACCTTTCCTAAGAAGACCcataaagaagaagagaaacgCACTGGCCTCTGCAGATCGAAGCACGTTTGTCTCCCCCGGAAAACGCTGAATCAGCACTCACAGCACTGCCAGGGCCCGCGCCCTCCTCCGATCGCACGCTGGAGGGGACAGGCCcttccaaggtcacagagcatcAATATCACCATCGACGCAGCGGCACAGGGGTCGTGCTCTGGTCCAGAGTGGGGGCCGCGCCTGGCCCCGCTGTCCTTCCTGCTGGGGGCTGTGTCTGGAGCCCAGCACCTTCCCCCTCAGCCCCTGCTGTCCTGTCCTGCCCCCGGGGGAGGGGCGGGAGGTGGAGGACATTCCTGTGTTTGTGCGTTTGGGGTGGTTTTGCCCGTGGAGGCTGCACACGGGGACTCTGCCGGGGCAGCCTTCCGAGGCCACCTGGTCCCCCCTGCGCTGGGGACGGGACAGCACGTGGCCCATCTTGACTGAGCATCTTAGACCTTGAAATCCCCAGCACCACCCCCTTCCAGCCATTGCCTGCCCTCTGCTGGCTCCTCGGCTCAGATTCTACTTTTCAGCAACAGAGACCCCCGGCTGGTGCCCAAGCTGGTGGCCCCATGGGGTGGACGACAGGGAAAGGGGGGCTCTGGGAGCCACTCGGCACAATCCCCCGGGCCAGGCACAGACTGAAAATCAGACCCCACTAAGTCAACAGCCCTGGCTGGCTTTGGTGGCTTCCTCCACACTCCGTGCCCGGCTGTGACTTCCTGGCTCAGCACTCTATTCAGCCTGAGACTGAGCCGCTCCCCACCTCCAGATCTCCCTCCCACCTGTCTCCACCCAGGGGCCGCCCTCCCCAGAGCCCCTCTGACTCCTCCCTCCGCGGCCCACCCAGCTCCCCCTCAGCTTCGCCCCTGCCTTGGGCTGGAGACCTTCTCTGTGGTCCAGGCTCGCCCACCCTCCCCCATCCTCCAGGCTGAACACTGAGCTCTGGTGCCAGGCTCCTCACTCCCAAACCCATGACTCTCAAACCCACTGCTGTCACTGGGGGCCTCTCATCCAGCCAGTGCTGGGCAGCTCTGATTCCAGAACCTTCCCAGTACGTTCCTGACCTCCAGGTCAGTCTGCGGCTACCTCCACTTCCCCTTGTCCCCAGGAGCAGCCAGCGGCCCTCCCTGACCATACCTGTCCCTCCCAGCTCACCCAGGTCCGGCCGCTGCCTGAGTCCCTGGGGCCACTTGCCTCCCTCACAGGCAACCCGGGCCACTGGCAGCAGGAGGGGAGCCGCTGTATGGACCAGCCGCCTTGAAAGGATGGATCCTGTCTCCTAACAGCTCCCAGCTCCCTCTAAAGCGGCTGCACACTGCCTGAGACCTCTGCAGGAGTCCACAGTGGCCATGTGCTTAGGTTCTGTCTCAACACCTTTTCAGTCCTCTACTCCTCCCCACTGCTGGAAGCCCCTGGAAGCCTCCAGGCATGTAGGTTTCAGACAGGTGGAGCCCACCACCAGCAAATCAGGCTGCTCTAAATGTGACGTTTCCGTGGAATGCCCTGATCCCCCGGCAGAGATCCTGGCATGTCTCCCCACCCAGCAGAAACACAGCTGCTGCTGGGAGGGCTCAGGCTGCCCAGGACGGACAGCCCCGGACATACAGCACCATCGGCGGTCCCTGGAGATCCCTCTCTGGGTGGCACCCTTACCAGTCACTGCAGCATGGTCTGGTCTGGGTGTCTGTCACTGTGGACAAAGGGCCTGGGGACAACCTCCAGGTAGCTCTGGCCTTCCTTGGAGCCGTGGCCGCTGCACAGCTCAGCTGGTCATCTGGGACCTCAAGGGGAGAACAACTTCGAAAACAGAATCTGTCAAACAGGGGAGATGCCTGGTTAACACAGCCCAAGTTTGGCAGGTCTGCTGGGGAGCAGTCGCAAGCAGCTCCACCACCCCTCAGATTCCCCACAGGGCTCTTCAGCCACCCAGGGGAGCCGGGTTAGAGGGGCTCCCGCAAGGCACACATCGTGGCCATGGGGAAGCTCCTTGGCTCTTGGAGCCTGTGACATGCCCCGGCCAGGGAAcggcctgagcctaggaggttgaggctacagtgagctgtgatcgtggccactgcagccttggcagcagAGCGacaccccatctcttaaaaaaaaaaaaaaaaaaaggaaaactttaaaaaatgcccTTATTATAATCCAGCCATGAGTGGCTCCTTCTCTGGGAACTGCTTCCTTGGGTCTGATGAGACATTCAGGTGTCACGGTGGTGCCTGTCGCTGTACTCAGTGGTCCTGTGGGCTGGTGGCTCCTGTACACGGCAGTGCGGATGAGGCGTTCGCACTGTCGCGGGGAGTTCTATCAGATTGAGATGGCCTAGGCAGGGAACAACGGAAAACATGCCAAATCCACTGAAAACCAGAGTGAAGCCAGGCGGGGAGGGCCAGGGAAGCCCCCAGGGAAGGCAGGAGCCCTCCTGCAGCCTCTCTGGTGTGGGGCGTGGCCAGGTGTGACCAGTCAAGGGCATAGCCACCTTCACCCACACCTGGCAAAGCAAAAAGACCAGGCCACTCTCCCAGGCCAAGCCTCACAGGGCCCACTGGCTAACTGCCCCAGCTTTGTGTGCACAGGTAAGGCTGTGTAGCCAGGCCCTGCGCCCACCTCAGGACTCGGCTGCAGCCTGGCATCCCCTGTGGGACACACAGAGCCCCCAGACCTTCGGATCAGAAGCCCGGTCTGGGAAGCAGTGCTCCACACCAAGCTTCAGCCCTGGGTTTGGTAAAACAAGTGTTACCCTCCTAAGCTTTTCAGGGGCACACATTTTAGTAATGATTTCACGAACTCTGccgtcaaaaacaaaacaccaggccgggcgcggtggctcaagcctgtaatcccagcactttgggaggccgagacgggcggatcatgaggtcaggagttcgagaccatcctggctaacaaggtgaaaccccgtctctactaaaaaatacaaaaaactagccgggcgaggtggcgggcgcctgtagtcccggctactcgggaggctgaggcaggagaatggcgtaaaaacccgggaggcagagcttgcagtgagctgagatccggccactgcactccagcctgggcgacacagcgagactccgtctcaaaaaaaaaaaaaaaaacaacaaacaaacaaaaaaaaaaaacaccaaaagttTGGTGAAACGGTTCCACAAAACTCTACAATGGATAGCTTGTTACCTAACGGAATCCagagttttcctttattttcttgagacggggtcttgctctgtcacccaggctggagagcaatgacagaatcatggttcactgtagcctcaaccccTCCCGGCCTGGGATCAAACAATCCTCCCcattcagcctccggagtagctggaactagaggtgaGCGCCACTATACCTgactcatttaaaaatcttttttgtagagatagggtctccctgttgcccaggctgatctggaactcctgggctcaagcgatcctcccacctgggcctcccaaagtgttggaattacaagtgtaagccactgcacccagctggtttCCCTTTAAGTGATACTTTCTGGCCATAATAACTGCCTGGGAGGAAATCGTTGTCATCTTCATGTTGTTAGAAGCCTTTGCAAGTGAAAAAATGAGAAACGTGAACTTCCTCCCTTCACACAAGCTAAGGAAGCCTTTACAAAGCAAAGATTCTAGAATAATATGAATAGCTTGTCTCTCAATCTTCAAACTGGTttgtgttttagagacagagtctcactctgtcacccaggctggagtgcagtgctgcaatcacagctactgcagcctcgatctcctaggtgcacaccaccacggccagctcacttttaaattttctgtagagatggggtctcactctgttgcccaggctggtcttgaactcctgggctcaagtgatcctcctgccttagcttcccaaagtgctgggattactggcgtgagccactgcacctggcctcacacggtttttttgaataaataagaactttggttttatttttcttccaacctttttttgtgtgtgtgcatctccCCCTGCGGTGGATCGCGCTGTGCTTGCTCACagccctgaggcctctctcctttcAGCAGCGTCAGAAACACTACTCCAGCTTTATTCTAAGACTCTGAACTAGGCCAGGTGGaggggctcacgcctggaatcccggcactttgggaggccgaggcaggtgaatcacctaaagtcaggagtttgagaccagcccgttcaacatggtgaaactccatctctactaaaaacaaaaattagctgggtgaggttgcgggtgtctgtaatcccagctacttgggaggctgaggcatgagaatcacctgaacccgggaggtggatgttgcagtgagtcaagattacatcaacgcactccagcccaggctataagagcaaaactccgtctaaaaaaaaaccaaaaaaactctgAATGGGCCAGTCAGCTGAATGCAACCTCCACCGGCCTGCATAGCAGTGTCCTGGTGACTGCCCTGCTGACAAATCCTTGCTTGTCAGCTAGGCCACCTCCCCACGGCAGCTTCCCACAAGGGGAACCCTGGCTTCAGGGGCTACTTCCCCAGCATCACAACGAGTGTTTGTGGAAGCTTTCCCATCTTACAGGAGAAGATGGTTTCTATGGTGCTCTGGGTGATTATTACGTCcttcaaaaaggaataaaacaactGAGCTTTAAGCAATCACTCcatcaacacattaaaaaaataggtttaatgcAGGTGGGTCATCTCATGACGAATTTCACAGGCACTGGGGACAGCAGGCGGCCAGGTGCTCAGAGGGCACCAAGGTGCCGCGACTCCCTGCAGCGTTGACACCACACAAGCGGCACTGCCAGCCCCCTCCTGCCTCCCGCCCCACCTTCACCCTCAGCCGAGGGGCCTGGGTGACTCTGAGTAACACgttaacaaaaaacaaagcttcTTTGAGGAAACAGCGTGACTTAGTGCAAAAGATTCTCTGCAGCAAGAAATGAGGCCCACGCAGAACTCCTGCCCGCCTGCCCAGGGCCTGGACACAGCCCGGGCTCAACGGAGGTCGTCCACAGAAGCTGCCAACAAATTAGCACGGTTTACGGCCAAAGATTTTTTTGCTTTCTCTACCTGATTCAGGGTTTTTCAAAAAGTTTCTCTTCCAGTGGCACACAACTGTCCTCCTGGCTCCTGGGCCACTGGTCCACCTGACAGGGCAGGGTCACAAGTCCCACCCATGCCCGGAGTGTGGGGACGTGGATTTGGGGTGACGCTAGGGTTGTCAGTACCGCACCCTGTGTCCTACTTTAGGGCAGCTCTGCCTGTTGTCCCTGTAATCATTATTCAGGGCACCCTCCCACTTGCCCCCAAAGCCACACGGCCATGGGCAGTCCACCACAGTGCTACCGCGACTGCAAGGCTGAGGAGCAGAGCACGGGGTCCTGGATGAGACCCTGGCCCATGGTGGCCGCCCTCCCTGAACACAGGCATCTGTGCCCCTCCAGCCCACCTGCCTCTGTGCCATCATTTGGGCCCCCCAGTCACTGGAGGGCAGCGTGGGATAGGATCTCAGCATATACCGGGGACTCTAAGATGCTGCTGGTACCACACAGGCTCCGGGGCTGTGGTTGCCACACTGAGGCCTCTGCCACCTGCTGCGGACACTCGGGACACGCAAGTctccatcccagctcactgcagcctcgatctctcACGCTTTCTTTGAGGATGTTCCCCCAAAGAAAGAGGCCCAAAGCCCTCCTCtgcaaaaaaacccagaaaggaATGGAAGTGCCTCCCCAGAAATCCACAGCATCTGAGGACATCCTCACAGCCCTCCCAGAACAGGCAGACAGGCCAGTGTTGCTGGAGTCAGCCCTTGGCTCCCAGGGTTCCCCCAGGCCAGCCCCTGAGCTGAGAGCCTGCTGAGGCCCCTCCCACCTGAGCCCCTCTCCAGCCCCCTGCTAGACTGCATCTACACAATCTAAGGAGACCCTGAAGGCTGGCTGGGGACTCAGGACCcacacagcccctcagggtgacAGAGGGTGGTACGCGGGCAGTGCCAGGACTCAGGCGGCCCAGGGCAGAGTAAGCAGCTTTGTGGCAGTGTGGTGTGTCAGCGAGGGGAGCCTTCCGTGTCCCGTTGGCTGGGCCTGAGACCAGGGAACGCAGGAAGGGACTGTGCAGCCAGGATGGCCCCCCCTCCGGATTTGTTCCTGGGCACACAGCCCTCTGTGTCCAGAGGCCTCCCAGGGTGACATCTAAAGTCCCTGGCAGCTGGGGTCCTGGAGAGAAGCCCACAGAGAGGCAGAACAGACGGCCCACTCCGCAGTATGACCTGAAGTCGTGTGAACAGGAGCCACCCGCAGGTGGGCGCCGCCCCTGAGAGTGCACATGGGGAGGGTGGACGCAGGAAGCCAGCCTAGGGGCGGCATCCGCACCCCCATCACGGAAGTCTCagccctttcttttctctccgtGGGCGCCAGGCAGCAGCGACTGCCTGCGGCATGGGCAGTCCCACCGATGTAAAGAACACAGCCACAGGCCCGGACGATACATCAAGCTCACGCCCACGGCCCTCACATGTCCACGAAGACCATGAAGCACCAGCCCAGGCCCCCGACTAGCAGCATGGTGACATGGATGCCGTAGATGAGCAGCTCGTTCACCAGGCGGAAGTCCACGCGCCGGCGGcccagcaacagcagcaacaccGAGAGTTTGCGCTGGAAGCGCAGCAGGACGCGAACGCCCAGGTACTGTAGGCAGAAGAGGGCGGCCAGAGCACCCCAGAGCGCCGCGGTGAACAGGCTGCAGCTGAAGTAGAGCAGGAAGCGGATGAAGCCGTACAGCCAGCGCGTCTTGATGTACACGTCGAAATTGTTGTACTTGGTACGGGCCAGGTGGGAGGCGCGCACGGGCCCGCAGGCTGCATGCAGGCAGGTGGTGTGCGGGCCGTGGAAGGAGCGCACCCGCCTCGGGATGGGCATGACCGGCATTGGGCCCTGGTGGCAGCGGCGCTAGCTCGCGGTGGTGGCGGCGGCGTCCAGGCAGCGGTCAGCGTAGGGGTCATGGGCGCCTAGGCCTGAGAGCCGGCCACTGAGCCTCGCGGGAGGCGTCGGCCTGCGGGGAGAGCCGCAAAACCCATGTCAGTGTGAGGACACTGTGTGGATCCTTCCCCAGGCAATCAGCTGGCGAAGGCGGACACAAACTCCAGCGCCCGGACTACGGGAAAAGGGAGTCCAGGGCAGGATCTGCGGGCACTCCCAGGCTTACTCTTTTCACAAACCCTCCCAAGGATACTTCCAGGGGGCCCACCACCTGGGGAAGCCAAAGTGCTTGTTCTAGGGCAGCACTGGGGAAGGGGGGCCTTCGGGGCAGCCGCCAGGGGAGGCCCCCGGAGGTGGTCAATGCCAAAACGGATGGGAAGGGGCAAGAGTGGCTCTTTCCCGCAGGATCCCCGCAGCCCCCCACAAGCTGGACCACTCTCTGCTCTTAGGCAGTTTGCCTGTTACTGCCCTGGTCTTCTGTGGCTGCCTGAACCAGGGCTGACACAAGCCCTAAAATGGTGCCTGCAAAAAGCCACCACAGGGCCGGGAGAAGGGACTCACAGGTGAACCGAGAACGAGCCCGGCGGGGGCAGGTGACTCCAGCAACCTGACAAGTGCTAGGGGCCAGATGGACGGCTGGGGGGCCCTGGGGTCACCTTGCTGGGCCTGAACCCTGGCACTGTCCTTCCCTAgcagtgaccttgggcaggtcacctgaCCCCAAGACGGCTCCTGCTCTGTCCAATGGGGGTGCCAGTAGCACTGCTCTTGCGAGTAGCTGTGGGAGGTAAGGGGCTGGGCCTGGCGTGCACAGTGGAGGCACAGCGCCCAGGCCCCCGTGTGGGGTCGGCCCGGGGTCTGGCAGCGGCCCTACAGACTGGGCTGCAAAGAGTAGACGCGGCATTTGGCTCTCTAGCTTCACCTAGTAAATGCCGTTTATAGCTTGCCTAAATAATCTGCAGACGGAATGAACTCAAAGGTCAGGAAATAAAATCGGAGTAGGAAAGTTGGTAACACTAAGGGGACTGTTGCCAAGACCTTCGCCTGCCGTCAGATAGATTCAGCCTGGGGCCCTGCCGTGGGGACCTGCCCGGAGCGGAAGCGGGAGGGACCGGGCCGCCGGACCCTCCCGTGCCCGCAGGGGCCAGGGGCCCAGCCTCGCCCTCTCCCTCCGCTCGGCTCCTCCACGCGGTGCAGGAGCCAGAGCGGCCCGATTTAAGGCCGGCCTCGGCCTGGAGATCGCAGCCACCGGGAACCCAGCCATGGCGGTGCCCCTCAAACGTGGCTCGGCGGGGCTGTGTCCCCGCGGGGTCTCACGGCCCGCGGCTCCATCCGGGTCCCCGTCTTTCTGCAGACGCCCGCTCGGCCCGGCCCATGGACCCAGGACCGTTTCCTCGGGGCCGCAGAGACGCGACGGGCCCCCGCAACGCCTCGTGAGCACCGGGCCTGCGCCGCGCCGGGCCCCCTGGCTGCAGAGCCCCTGCCGGAGCCACTTCCGGGTCCCGCGCCGCGCGTTGCCCTGGAGACGGCCCCCGCCGAGGCCGGGTCCCCGCCCGCCGCTCACCCGGTGCCCTCTCCGCGGCGGCGCTGGCGTCCCGGACCTCGGGGCCGGCCGGCGGTGCTGGGGGCCGGGCCTGCGGGCGCCCCTGTCCCTCGGGGCTCCGTGCGCAGGGCGGCTGCATGGTGCCGGGACGTGGGGCTGGGGGCGCCGGCGGGGCGGCTGCGGGCGTGGTTCACGCGTCCCCGGCTGGGGTCGCCCTGCAGGTGAAGGGGCGCCCGGGCGCGGCCGCCGGAGGCGTTTGGCCCAGCGTGGGAGCCGTAGCGCCGTCCCTCGACGGCCACCGTAGGCCGGCCT encodes:
- the TMEM250 gene encoding transmembrane protein 250 — protein: MPVMPIPRRVRSFHGPHTTCLHAACGPVRASHLARTKYNNFDVYIKTRWLYGFIRFLLYFSCSLFTAALWGALAALFCLQYLGVRVLLRFQRKLSVLLLLLGRRRVDFRLVNELLIYGIHVTMLLVGGLGWCFMVFVDM